The following are encoded in a window of Fulvia fulva chromosome 7, complete sequence genomic DNA:
- a CDS encoding THO complex subunit 1 — protein MAATSAAELEPVVRVSARLRALLEHARSVKAETTVEPPLPTTELTTGVEALHDDFDETHEQTTRFLAVETASRQLFYSLITSFQIQQPGFVEVWNLLDIILVCGDHGKCTPELVVWLVEELLDSQTTHGCRTVFDFLDSRRDRLAQKDFHKKNLVFLRSCNELLRRLSRAEDAIFCGRVFFFLFQTFPLGDKSSVNLRGEFHTENTTRFDVTEQSTYGERMDIDPKAGESVGKEATPRGTPQPAGPENLGGKAVPVKAPTKRTAEEEILSSNELYPIFWRLQHDFSDPTRLFNDGNFVLFKKGLASSIAKFQKTATVVQTRSGEDDRRGTKRKMDEDGINPDASEHLVDNYNPKYLTSRDLFELELSDLAFQRHILVQALILIDFLLSLTEQAKKRLVELPTPNKSMLHTFTLSEEDTKWSKSTRTVIADYLRSTADGAQYHRMVETVLARDKNWVRWKIESCPSIVRGPVTTEQELAARKGARSAVRPRVVPDKPNGAMDLSFLDEGTGGGLEVLKDPSRYTAPTIEQLVEAVKTDKLDLDFAADDEEKTSFENAMQNAKWRALRQARSSNLSLLEKDEPGKALEDVMRIPDHVGDEAGEQDGEDAVTAIATSSTAETTESYAKESSMEAEVPPQVAGDLQ, from the coding sequence ATGGCAGCGACTTCTGCTGCTGAACTGGAGCCGGTGGTCAGAGTGAGCGCTCGGCTTCGCGCGTTACTTGAACACGCGAGAAGTGTCAAAGCGGAGACCACGGTGGAGCCTCCTCTGCCTACCACCGAATTGACAACGGGCGTCGAAGCATTGCACGATGACTTCGATGAAACGCACGAGCAGACCACGCGATTTCTGGCTGTAGAGACCGCATCCCGCCAGCTGTTCTATTCTCTTATCACATCCTTCCAAATACAACAACCCGGCTTCGTGGAAGTCTGGAATCTGCTGGACATCATCTTAGTCTGTGGCGACCATGGGAAATGTACGCCTGAGCTGGTGGTATGGCTAGTGGAAGAACTACTCGATAGTCAGACCACCCACGGCTGCCGCACTGTTTTCGACTTCCTGGACTCACGTAGGGATCGGCTTGCGCAAAAGGACTTTCACAAGAAGAATCTGGTGTTCCTCCGATCTTGCAACGAGCTTCTCAGGCGACTGAGCAGAGCTGAAGATGCAATATTCTGTGGACGGGTGTTCTTTTTCCTCTTTCAAACATTTCCACTGGGCGACAAGAGCTCGGTCAATCTTCGAGGAGAATTCCACACCGAGAACACGACCAGATTCGACGTCACGGAGCAATCCACATATGGAGAGCGCATGGATATTGACCCAAAAGCCGGTGAATCCGTCGGCAAAGAAGCTACACCACGAGGAACACCACAGCCTGCTGGGCCTGAGAATCTGGGCGGTAAAGCTGTCCCCGTCAAAGCGCCAACGAAAAGAACCGCCGAAGAAGAGATTTTATCATCAAATGAACTGTATCCAATCTTCTGGAGACTGCAACATGACTTTTCTGACCCAACGAGACTCTTCAACGACGGCAATTTCGTGCTATTCAAGAAAGGTCTTGCCAGCAGTATCGCAAAGTTCCAGAAGACAGCCACAGTCGTCCAAACGAGGTCGGGAGAGGACGATAGGCGTGGAACGAAGCGTAAGATGGACGAGGATGGCATCAACCCTGACGCAAGTGAGCATCTCGTGGACAACTACAATCCCAAGTATCTCACCAGTCGGGATCTGTTCGAGCTGGAGCTTAGCGACCTTGCCTTTCAACGGCATATTCTCGTGCAGGCACTCATACTCATCGACTTTCTACTGTCTTTGACAGAGCAGGCGAAGAAGCGACTGGTCGAGCTGCCAACTCCCAACAAGTCAATGCTCCATACTTTTACCCTCAGCGAGGAAGACACCAAATGGTCAAAGTCGACTCGGACTGTCATCGCAGACTACCTTCGCTCTACTGCCGACGGGGCGCAGTATCATCGTATGGTGGAGACCGTGCTAGCGCGTGACAAGAACTGGGTGCGCTGGAAAATCGAAAGCTGCCCATCCATTGTTCGAGGTCCGGTGACTACTGAACAAGAGCTTGCAGCGAGGAAAGGCGCGAGGAGTGCGGTAAGGCCGCGAGTTGTCCCTGACAAGCCTAATGGCGCGATGGACCTGAGCTTTCTTGACGAGGGCACCGGTGGTGGGCTTGAAGTCCTCAAGGATCCTTCACGTTACACTGCGCCAACGATCGAGCAGTTGGTGGAAGCAGTCAAGACTGACAAGCTCGACTTGGATTTTGCTGCCGATGACGAGGAGAAGACCAGCTTCGAGAACGCGATGCAGAACGCGAAGTGGCGGGCGCTGAGACAAGCACGATCTTCGAACCTGAGTTTGCTGGAGAAGGACGAGCCTGGCAAAGCTTTGGAAGATGTGATGCGCATACCTGATCATGTCGGCGACGAAGCTGGTGAGCAGGATGGGGAGGATGCGGTTACCGCCATCGCCACGTCCAGTACGGCCGAGACTACGGAGAGCTATGCAAAGGAGTCGTCGATGGAGGCTGAAGTTCCACCACAAGTGGCAGGAGACTTACAATGA
- a CDS encoding Chromosome segregation in meiosis protein 3 — protein sequence MPSAVSPNPRAGSAPPDELDHLLDYDNAVDDFLRDLPMGNGDQTNTANGDEQPRDEDQEVQVKKKRAPVPKLDEHRLLSQAGIPKLRKIAKTRLKFRGKGHEFSDISRLLNTYQLWLDDLYPRAKFRDALTMVEKVGHSKRMQVMRKAWLDDTKPNRRGQSPDVEMSGAIGQREVDPDDQDEPARRDEDLFAEMVQDKEAHDIHAANDAPDDDELDALLAEDGVQSSRPQPQPHVGAKGPFTEDEPDEDDLDAMLAERESASFPAGDQNATQPASMRHDPDGDELDALMAEQSSVRPVIAQVTEPSRRSPKETRDEADFADEEEVLAGMDGMW from the exons ATGCCTTCAGCGGTGTCTCCGAACCCGAGAGCAGGCTCGGCACCCCCTGACGAGCTCGACCACCTGCTCGACTACGACAATGCCGTGGACGACTTCTTGCGTGATCTCCCGATGGGCAATGGCGACCAGACGAACACGGCGAACGGGGACGAGCAACCGCGGGACGAAGATCAGGAAGTGCAGGTCAAGAAGAAACGTGCTCCGGTGCCTAAGCTTGACGAGCATCG GCTACTATCTCAAGCTGGCATACCCAAACTACGAAAGATTGCAAAGACACGTCTCAAGTTCCGTGGGAAAGGACATGAGTTCTCCGATATTTCTCGCTTGCTCAACACATATCAACTATGGCTCGATGACCTCTACCCTCGAGCCAAATTCCGAGATGCTCTGACCATGGTGGAGAAGGTCGGCCACAGTAAGCGCATGCAGGTGATGAGGAAAGCATGGCTGGACGACACGAAGCCGAATCGCAGAGGTCAGAGCCCAGATGTCGAGATGTCTGGCGCCATTGGCCAACGTGAGGTAGACCCGGATGATCAAGATGAACCTGCTCGGCGAGACGAGGATCTTTTTGCGGAAATGGTTCAGGACAAAGAAGCACACGACATCCACGCCGCAAATGATGCTCCTGATGATGATGAGCTTGATGCGCTTCTCGCAGAAGATGGAGTGCAGTCGTCGCGACCGCAGCCACAACCGCACGTTGGAGCAAAAGGACCTTTCACTGAGGACGAGCCTGACGAAGATGACCTCGATGCGATGCTCGCTGAACGGGAGAGCGCCTCGTTCCCTGCTGGCGACCAGAATGCGACTCAACCTGCATCCATGAGGCACGACCCAGATGGCGATGAACTGGACGCGCTCATGGCGGAGCAGTCGTCAGTTCGGCCGGTGATCGCACAGGTGACCGAGCCTTCGCGCAGATCACCGAAGGAAACACGGGACGAAGCCGACTTCGCTGATGAAGAAGAGGTTCTGGCAGGCATGGACGGCATGTGGTGA